A genome region from Bacteroides stercoris ATCC 43183 includes the following:
- a CDS encoding MFS transporter, whose translation MKINTGQGTIPLITLIGIWSVSALTSLPGLAVSPILGELSTIFPHATELDIQMLTSLPSLLIIPFVLLAGKLAEKRDFIRLLRVGLWLFAASGVLYLFSSRMWQLMAVSALLGIGAGLIIPLSTGLISRYFTGEYRVRQFGYSSAITNMTLVVATAVTGYLAEVHWRLPFAVYLLPLISLVLSAYLKKDAASVTIKQAAAIIPPIQSTPVISGKYGIHIRHLVQLMLFYGLVTYVVLAVTFNLPFLMEAHHFSSGNSGLMISLFFLAIMAPGFMLDSLVKLLGNKTKLYSLLAIAIGLLLIWISPTEWLIVPGCILVGLGYGIIQPLIYDKTVDTAIPQKTTLALAFVMVMNYLAILLSPFITDFFQWIFHTGSQEFPFIFNLCITILIMYWAYAKKEEFLFSD comes from the coding sequence ATGAAGATTAATACCGGACAAGGAACCATTCCTCTTATTACGCTTATAGGTATCTGGTCTGTTTCTGCACTGACCTCATTGCCGGGCTTGGCTGTTTCGCCTATTTTGGGAGAACTTTCTACGATTTTTCCCCATGCCACGGAGTTGGATATACAGATGTTGACTTCTTTGCCTTCCTTGCTGATTATCCCTTTTGTACTATTGGCAGGTAAACTGGCGGAGAAACGCGATTTTATCCGTTTGCTGCGGGTGGGGCTTTGGCTGTTTGCAGCGAGCGGTGTACTTTATTTGTTTTCTTCCAGGATGTGGCAGCTAATGGCTGTCAGCGCTTTGCTCGGTATCGGGGCAGGATTGATTATTCCGCTTTCTACGGGATTGATTTCACGGTATTTTACGGGAGAGTATCGCGTCAGGCAGTTTGGCTATAGCTCTGCCATAACCAATATGACGCTGGTGGTGGCTACGGCTGTAACGGGTTATCTGGCAGAGGTGCACTGGCGTTTGCCTTTTGCCGTTTATCTGTTGCCGTTGATTTCTTTAGTTCTTTCGGCTTATTTAAAGAAGGATGCGGCTTCGGTAACAATCAAGCAGGCGGCGGCTATCATTCCTCCCATTCAATCTACGCCTGTAATCTCCGGTAAATATGGCATACACATACGCCATCTTGTTCAGTTAATGTTATTCTACGGGTTGGTTACTTACGTAGTTCTTGCGGTTACTTTTAACTTGCCTTTCTTGATGGAAGCGCATCACTTTTCAAGCGGTAATTCCGGGCTGATGATTTCTCTGTTTTTCCTTGCCATTATGGCTCCCGGATTTATGTTGGATAGTTTGGTGAAGCTTTTGGGGAATAAAACAAAACTTTACAGCCTTTTGGCTATTGCCATCGGATTACTGTTGATATGGATTTCGCCTACGGAATGGCTCATTGTGCCGGGATGTATTTTAGTAGGTTTGGGCTATGGCATCATCCAGCCTCTGATTTACGATAAGACAGTTGATACTGCTATCCCTCAGAAGACAACGCTTGCCCTTGCCTTTGTAATGGTGATGAATTACCTTGCCATACTGCTTTCTCCCTTCATCACAGACTTTTTCCAATGGATATTCCATACCGGTTCGCAAGAATTTCCGTTTATCTTCAATCTGTGCATAACAATATTGATTATGTATTGGGCGTATGCAAAGAAAGAAGAATTCCTGTTTAGCGATTAG
- a CDS encoding potassium channel family protein, translated as MKMALSEFVLRKKGIYGILHVIILLLSLFLVISISIDTFKGIPFYEQSVYMEVQLWICALFLADFVLEWFLATDKMRYVATHFIFLLVAIPYQNIIAYMGWTFSPEVTYMLRFIPLVRGGYAMAIVVGWLTYNRASGLFVSYLTMLLATVYFSSLAFYVMEHGSNPLVKGYGDALWWAFMDVTTVGSNIIAVTVTGRVLSVLLAALGMMMFPIFTVYVTSLVERRNKEKQDYYKKIEQEPAKSAP; from the coding sequence ATGAAAATGGCTCTATCGGAATTCGTTTTGCGAAAGAAAGGGATATACGGCATATTGCATGTCATCATCCTGCTGCTTTCGCTGTTCCTGGTTATCAGCATCTCCATTGATACGTTCAAAGGCATCCCCTTCTACGAGCAATCGGTGTACATGGAAGTACAGCTATGGATTTGCGCATTGTTCCTGGCGGACTTTGTACTAGAATGGTTCCTGGCAACAGACAAGATGCGTTATGTAGCCACTCATTTCATCTTTCTGCTGGTAGCTATTCCTTATCAGAATATCATTGCCTATATGGGCTGGACTTTCTCACCCGAAGTCACCTATATGCTGCGTTTCATCCCATTGGTACGGGGCGGCTATGCCATGGCCATCGTGGTGGGATGGCTGACGTACAACCGCGCATCGGGCTTGTTCGTATCTTACCTGACAATGCTGCTGGCTACCGTCTATTTCTCAAGCCTTGCATTCTACGTCATGGAGCATGGGAGCAACCCTCTGGTAAAGGGGTATGGCGACGCCTTGTGGTGGGCGTTCATGGATGTGACTACGGTAGGCTCCAATATAATAGCGGTCACCGTCACAGGGCGGGTACTGTCCGTGCTGCTGGCAGCGCTGGGCATGATGATGTTCCCCATTTTCACAGTATACGTAACGAGCCTGGTAGAGCGGCGCAACAAGGAAAAGCAAGACTATTACAAAAAGATAGAACAGGAACCGGCAAAGAGCGCTCCTTAA
- a CDS encoding M23 family metallopeptidase, translated as MNCKNIKYPILFSFLFFAGSIQGGYAQEASEVETGPDIEQASFTLPFDFPIVFSGNFGEIRSNHFHGGLDFKTGGAIGKPVHALADGHISRIRVTHGSGYVLDVDYDNGYSTINRHLSAFVGDIARRVKDLQYEQESWEVEITPEPGEYPVKAGQVIALSGNTGYSFGPHLHLDMIESATGDYVDPLPFFMEKVKDNIAPRAEGIILFPQPGKGVVNGKQIHRTFPVNPTQPITAWGLIGAGIRAYDHMDGVGNRYGVHTVILEVDGEEVFRSVVDRFAYEENRYINSWTHGQYMKSFIEPGNRLRMLHASNGNRGLVEINEERPYRFVYTLSDALGNTSKVRFTVQGKNTEIHPVEHREKYAFKWDRTNYLQEPGLELVVPRGMLYDDVWLDYSVRADSGDVAFTYQLHNKRVPLHGACEMRIGLRRDRLEDKSKYYVAGVTARGGKYSIGGTYEDGFMKVRIRDLGTYTVAVDTVPPEIIPLNPGQWGRMGRITLKAKDKETGINSYRGTIDGKYALFGKPNSISGNLVCELDPKHVKKGGRHTVEMTVTDGRGNRTTEEFHFVW; from the coding sequence ATGAACTGTAAGAATATAAAATACCCGATACTTTTCTCTTTTTTGTTTTTTGCAGGCAGCATACAAGGTGGATATGCGCAAGAAGCGTCCGAGGTGGAAACCGGACCGGACATAGAGCAGGCATCTTTCACGCTCCCTTTCGATTTTCCGATTGTCTTTTCCGGTAACTTCGGCGAGATACGCTCCAATCACTTTCACGGTGGGTTGGACTTCAAGACCGGCGGAGCCATAGGCAAGCCTGTACATGCTTTGGCAGACGGGCATATCTCGCGCATCCGTGTGACGCACGGTTCGGGATATGTGCTCGATGTGGACTACGATAACGGTTATTCCACTATCAACCGACACCTCAGCGCATTTGTGGGCGATATAGCCCGAAGGGTGAAAGACTTGCAGTATGAACAGGAAAGCTGGGAAGTGGAGATTACCCCCGAACCGGGGGAATATCCGGTAAAGGCGGGGCAGGTGATAGCCCTTAGCGGCAACACGGGTTACTCTTTCGGCCCTCACCTGCATCTGGATATGATTGAGTCGGCAACAGGAGATTATGTCGACCCGCTGCCTTTTTTTATGGAGAAGGTGAAGGACAATATCGCTCCCCGTGCCGAAGGCATCATTTTATTTCCCCAACCGGGCAAAGGCGTGGTGAACGGAAAGCAGATACACCGGACTTTCCCTGTAAATCCTACCCAGCCTATTACTGCCTGGGGACTGATAGGTGCAGGAATCCGTGCCTATGACCATATGGACGGAGTGGGCAACCGCTACGGCGTGCATACCGTTATTCTCGAAGTGGACGGTGAAGAGGTGTTCCGCAGTGTGGTAGACCGCTTTGCTTACGAAGAAAATCGCTATATCAATTCATGGACGCACGGACAGTACATGAAGTCGTTCATCGAACCCGGCAACCGTCTGCGCATGCTGCATGCTTCCAACGGCAATCGGGGACTGGTGGAAATCAACGAAGAGCGTCCTTACCGATTTGTATATACGCTAAGCGATGCGTTAGGCAACACCTCGAAAGTCCGTTTCACCGTACAAGGAAAGAACACCGAAATTCACCCTGTGGAACATCGCGAGAAGTATGCTTTCAAGTGGGACAGGACTAACTATCTGCAGGAACCCGGCCTGGAATTGGTTGTGCCGCGTGGAATGTTATACGATGACGTTTGGCTGGACTATTCCGTACGTGCCGATAGCGGGGACGTGGCTTTTACTTATCAGTTGCACAATAAGCGTGTCCCTCTGCACGGAGCGTGCGAGATGCGCATCGGCTTGCGGCGCGACCGTCTGGAAGATAAATCGAAATATTACGTAGCCGGCGTTACGGCACGGGGCGGAAAATACAGTATAGGCGGTACTTACGAGGACGGTTTCATGAAAGTCCGTATCCGCGACCTGGGCACTTATACGGTAGCGGTAGATACCGTGCCGCCGGAGATAATTCCGCTCAACCCCGGACAGTGGGGGCGTATGGGGCGCATCACCCTCAAGGCCAAGGATAAAGAAACCGGAATAAACAGTTACCGCGGAACGATAGACGGGAAATACGCTCTGTTCGGCAAGCCCAATTCCATCAGCGGTAATCTGGTCTGCGAACTCGACCCGAAGCATGTAAAGAAAGGTGGCAGGCACACTGTGGAAATGACCGTAACCGACGGCCGTGGCAACCGGACTACCGAAGAGTTTCATTTTGTATGGTAA
- the glsA gene encoding glutaminase A, whose translation MEKKISISQIKEVALEAYNEVKEQTGGKNADYIPYLANIDSKLFGLSICLMNGQTINIGDTDYRFGIESVSKVHTAILILRQYGAQKVLDMIGADATGLPFNSIIAILLENDHPSTPLVNAGAISACSMVQPVGNPDKKWDAIVQNITELCGSAPQLIDELYKSETATNFNNRSIAWLLKNYNRIYDDPDVALDLYTRQCSLGITAEQLGIAAGTIANNGVNPVTRQSVFDAGLAPKITSMISTVGFYEHSGDWMYTAGIPAKSGVGGGVMAVLPGVMGVSAFAPPLDEAGNSVKAQLAVKFIMNKLGLGVFNGDNVTITE comes from the coding sequence ATGGAAAAGAAAATATCAATCTCTCAAATCAAAGAAGTTGCCCTGGAAGCCTACAATGAGGTGAAAGAACAAACCGGCGGCAAGAATGCGGATTATATTCCGTACCTTGCCAACATAGACTCCAAGCTGTTCGGCCTCAGCATCTGCCTGATGAACGGACAGACCATCAATATCGGAGATACGGACTACCGCTTCGGCATAGAATCCGTTTCAAAAGTACATACCGCCATACTTATCCTGCGCCAATACGGTGCACAGAAAGTGCTGGATATGATTGGCGCCGATGCAACAGGACTGCCGTTCAACTCTATCATTGCCATTTTGCTGGAGAACGACCATCCCTCTACACCGTTGGTAAATGCAGGCGCTATCTCCGCTTGCTCCATGGTACAGCCGGTGGGCAATCCGGACAAGAAGTGGGATGCCATTGTACAGAATATCACAGAACTGTGCGGCTCCGCTCCGCAACTCATCGACGAACTGTACAAATCGGAAACGGCTACGAACTTCAACAACCGCTCCATTGCCTGGTTATTGAAGAATTACAACCGTATCTACGACGATCCGGATGTGGCGCTCGACCTTTATACCCGCCAATGCTCGCTGGGCATCACAGCCGAACAATTGGGCATTGCAGCCGGAACGATTGCCAACAACGGCGTCAATCCCGTTACCAGACAAAGCGTATTCGATGCGGGGCTCGCACCGAAAATCACTTCAATGATTTCTACCGTGGGCTTCTACGAGCATTCGGGCGACTGGATGTACACTGCCGGCATACCTGCCAAGAGCGGCGTAGGCGGTGGCGTAATGGCCGTATTGCCCGGTGTGATGGGCGTTTCCGCTTTCGCTCCACCGTTGGACGAAGCCGGTAACTCCGTCAAGGCGCAACTGGCCGTCAAGTTCATCATGAACAAGCTCGGCCTGGGCGTATTCAACGGCGACAATGTGACAATTACAGAATAA
- the ald gene encoding alanine dehydrogenase — protein MIIGVPKEIKNNENRVGMTPAGVAELVKKGHTVYVQATAGANSGFSDDDYIAVGAQILPAIEDVYAIADMIVKVKEPIAPEYKLIKKGQVVFTYFHFAADKLLTEAMIESGAVCIAYETVEKDDHSLPLLTPMSEVAGRMATQVGARFLEKPQGGKGKLMGGVPGVRPARVLILGGGVVGTNAAQMAAGMGAEVMITDVNLTRLRYLSEVLPKNVKTLYSSLHNIKMELPTVDLVIGSVLIPGDKAPHLITREMLKMMKPGTVLVDVAIDQGGCFETSHPTTHSEPTYVVDGIVHYAVANIPGAVPFTSTMALTNATLPYTVALACKGWKQACKDDPALALGLNVVEGKVTYKAVADVFGMRYEEIEL, from the coding sequence ATGATTATCGGAGTACCCAAAGAAATCAAAAACAACGAGAACCGTGTAGGAATGACCCCTGCCGGAGTAGCCGAGTTGGTGAAGAAAGGTCATACGGTGTATGTGCAGGCAACGGCCGGCGCAAACAGCGGGTTCTCTGACGATGATTACATCGCCGTAGGTGCGCAAATCCTACCTGCCATTGAAGACGTTTATGCCATAGCCGACATGATTGTCAAAGTGAAGGAACCTATTGCACCTGAGTACAAACTGATTAAAAAGGGACAAGTGGTATTTACCTATTTCCACTTTGCAGCCGATAAATTACTGACCGAAGCCATGATTGAGAGCGGTGCCGTATGTATCGCCTATGAAACCGTAGAGAAGGATGACCATTCCTTGCCACTGCTTACTCCCATGAGTGAAGTGGCAGGACGTATGGCTACCCAGGTGGGAGCCCGCTTTCTGGAAAAGCCGCAAGGCGGAAAGGGCAAGCTAATGGGTGGCGTACCGGGTGTCCGCCCTGCGCGTGTGCTTATTTTAGGAGGTGGCGTAGTCGGTACCAATGCCGCACAAATGGCTGCGGGAATGGGTGCGGAAGTGATGATTACGGATGTCAACCTGACGCGTCTGCGTTATCTCAGCGAAGTATTGCCCAAGAATGTAAAAACACTCTATTCCTCGCTTCACAATATTAAAATGGAACTGCCTACCGTGGATTTGGTGATAGGTTCGGTACTTATCCCCGGCGATAAAGCACCGCATCTGATTACGAGGGAGATGCTGAAAATGATGAAGCCCGGAACCGTACTTGTGGATGTCGCCATCGACCAGGGCGGTTGTTTTGAAACGTCCCATCCCACTACCCACAGCGAACCAACGTATGTCGTGGATGGCATTGTGCACTATGCGGTGGCCAATATCCCCGGTGCCGTACCGTTTACTTCCACTATGGCATTGACAAATGCAACGCTGCCTTATACCGTGGCATTAGCTTGCAAAGGTTGGAAACAGGCTTGTAAAGATGATCCGGCATTGGCATTGGGACTGAATGTGGTAGAAGGGAAAGTGACGTATAAGGCAGTGGCAGATGTGTTCGGAATGAGGTATGAGGAGATAGAACTATAA
- the gadC gene encoding putative glutamine/gamma-aminobutyrate antiporter GadC, with the protein MANIKQTVKLGVFTLAIMNVTAVVSLRGLPAEAVYGMSSAFYYLFAAIVFLIPTSLVAAELAAMFQDKQGGVFRWVGEAYGKKLGFLAIWVQWIESTIWYPTVLTFGAVSIAFIGMNDVHDMSLANNKYYTLAVVLVIYWLATFISLKGMSWVGKVAKVGGLVGTIIPAGLLIVLGIIYLATGGHSNMDFHSSFFPDLTNFDNVVLAASIFLFYAGMEMGGIHVKDVNNPSKNYPKAVFIGALITVLIFVLGTFALGVIIPAKDISLTQSLLVGFDNYFRYIHASWLSPVIAVALAFGVLAGVLTWVAGPSKGIFAVGKAGYMPPFFQKTNKLGVQKNILFVQGGAVTVLSLLFVVMPSVQSFYQILSQLTVVLYLIMYMLMFSGAIVLRYKMKKLNRPFRIGKGGNGLMWLVGGLGFCGSLLAFVLSFIPPSQISTGSNTVWFSGLIIGALIVVIAPFIIYASKKPSWVDPNSTFEPFHWEEQPAAQVADKTATATATAGTTASATANESVASPTGNAPSANNSNNSGKAPNIPPKG; encoded by the coding sequence ATGGCAAATATTAAACAAACAGTGAAGCTGGGAGTGTTTACCCTGGCAATCATGAATGTGACGGCTGTAGTATCCCTGCGTGGACTGCCCGCCGAGGCCGTGTACGGAATGAGTTCGGCCTTCTATTATTTATTTGCAGCCATTGTCTTTCTTATCCCTACGTCACTCGTGGCTGCGGAACTGGCTGCAATGTTTCAAGACAAACAAGGCGGTGTGTTCCGCTGGGTGGGTGAAGCCTACGGAAAGAAACTCGGCTTCCTCGCTATCTGGGTGCAGTGGATTGAAAGTACAATCTGGTATCCTACGGTACTGACGTTCGGTGCTGTGTCCATCGCTTTCATCGGCATGAACGACGTACACGACATGTCGCTGGCAAACAACAAGTACTACACGCTGGCCGTGGTGCTCGTTATCTACTGGCTGGCAACTTTCATCTCCCTGAAAGGTATGAGCTGGGTAGGAAAGGTAGCCAAAGTCGGCGGTCTGGTAGGTACAATCATCCCTGCCGGATTACTGATTGTCCTCGGCATTATCTACCTTGCCACAGGCGGACATTCCAATATGGACTTCCACAGCAGCTTTTTCCCCGACCTGACGAACTTTGACAATGTGGTGCTTGCCGCAAGTATCTTCCTCTTTTATGCAGGTATGGAGATGGGCGGTATCCACGTGAAGGATGTAAACAATCCGTCCAAAAACTATCCGAAGGCTGTGTTTATCGGCGCACTGATTACGGTGCTTATCTTCGTGTTGGGCACATTCGCTCTGGGTGTCATTATTCCGGCCAAGGACATCAGCCTTACACAAAGTCTGCTGGTAGGTTTCGACAATTACTTCCGTTACATCCATGCTTCCTGGCTGTCGCCGGTTATAGCCGTTGCACTGGCGTTCGGCGTGCTGGCAGGTGTGCTGACATGGGTTGCCGGTCCGTCCAAAGGTATCTTTGCCGTGGGCAAGGCAGGTTATATGCCTCCGTTCTTCCAGAAAACAAACAAGCTGGGTGTACAAAAGAACATTCTGTTCGTACAAGGTGGCGCTGTAACCGTATTAAGCCTTCTGTTCGTGGTGATGCCTTCGGTACAGAGTTTCTACCAGATTCTTTCACAGTTGACGGTGGTCCTTTACCTCATCATGTATATGCTGATGTTCTCCGGAGCCATCGTATTGCGTTATAAGATGAAGAAACTGAACCGTCCGTTCCGTATCGGTAAAGGCGGTAACGGCCTGATGTGGCTTGTAGGCGGTCTCGGCTTCTGCGGCTCACTGCTTGCATTCGTACTGAGCTTCATCCCGCCCAGCCAGATTTCTACCGGCAGCAATACCGTATGGTTCTCCGGACTTATCATCGGCGCACTTATCGTGGTGATTGCTCCGTTCATCATCTACGCTTCCAAGAAGCCGAGCTGGGTTGACCCTAACAGCACTTTCGAACCGTTCCATTGGGAAGAACAACCGGCTGCACAAGTTGCAGACAAAACCGCCACGGCTACGGCAACTGCCGGAACAACCGCTTCGGCCACTGCAAACGAAAGCGTTGCGTCTCCCACGGGCAATGCTCCGTCAGCAAACAACAGCAACAACAGCGGTAAAGCTCCGAACATTCCCCCTAAAGGATAA
- a CDS encoding glutamate decarboxylase produces MEDLNFRKGDAKTDVFGSNRMLQPSPVEKIPDGPTTPEIAYQMVKDETFAQTQPRLNLATFVTTYMDEYATKLMNEAININYIDETEYPRIAVMNGKCINIVANLWNSPEKDTWKTGALAIGSSEACMLGGVAAWLRWRKKRQAQGKPFDKPNFVISTGFQVVWEKFAQLWQIEMREVPLTLDKTTLDPEEALKMCDENTICIVPIQGVTWTGLNDDVEALDKALDAYNAKTGYDIPIHVDAASGGFILPFLYPEKKWDFRLKWVLSISVSGHKFGLVYPGLGWVCWKGKEYLPEEMSFSVNYLGANITQVGLNFSRPAAQILGQYYQFIRLGFQGYKEVQYNSLTIAKYIHDEIGKMAPFVNYSDEVVNPLFIWYLKPEYAKTAKWTLYDLQDKLSQQGWMVPAYTLPSKLEDYVVMRVVVRQGFSRDMADMLLGDIKNAIVELEKLDYPTPTRMAQDKNLPVESKIFNHGGRHHKK; encoded by the coding sequence ATGGAAGATTTGAATTTCAGAAAAGGAGATGCCAAGACAGATGTATTCGGCTCAAACCGTATGTTGCAACCCTCACCGGTAGAAAAAATACCAGACGGACCTACTACTCCCGAAATCGCTTACCAGATGGTGAAGGATGAGACCTTCGCCCAAACACAGCCCCGTCTGAACCTGGCTACATTCGTCACCACCTATATGGACGAATACGCAACCAAGCTGATGAACGAAGCCATCAACATCAACTACATCGACGAAACCGAGTATCCCCGCATCGCCGTAATGAACGGTAAATGTATCAACATCGTCGCCAACTTGTGGAACTCTCCGGAAAAAGATACCTGGAAAACAGGCGCGCTCGCCATCGGTTCTTCCGAAGCGTGTATGTTGGGCGGTGTAGCTGCATGGCTGCGCTGGCGCAAGAAACGTCAGGCGCAAGGCAAACCGTTCGATAAGCCGAACTTCGTTATCTCCACCGGTTTTCAGGTGGTATGGGAAAAGTTTGCCCAACTGTGGCAGATTGAAATGCGCGAAGTGCCCCTGACTCTTGACAAAACCACACTCGACCCCGAAGAAGCCCTGAAAATGTGCGATGAGAACACCATCTGTATCGTACCTATCCAGGGGGTTACATGGACAGGACTGAATGACGATGTTGAAGCTCTCGACAAAGCGCTCGACGCATACAATGCCAAGACCGGCTACGACATTCCCATCCACGTAGACGCTGCCAGCGGCGGTTTCATCCTCCCGTTCCTGTATCCGGAGAAAAAGTGGGACTTCCGTTTGAAATGGGTGCTTTCTATCAGTGTCAGCGGTCACAAGTTCGGCTTGGTCTATCCGGGTCTGGGCTGGGTTTGCTGGAAAGGTAAAGAGTATCTGCCCGAAGAGATGTCATTCAGCGTAAATTATCTCGGCGCCAATATCACGCAAGTCGGTTTGAACTTCTCCCGTCCTGCCGCACAGATTTTAGGACAGTATTACCAGTTTATCCGCTTAGGATTCCAGGGTTACAAAGAAGTACAGTACAATTCGCTCACAATCGCCAAGTATATCCACGACGAAATCGGAAAAATGGCTCCGTTCGTGAATTATTCCGATGAAGTAGTGAACCCGTTGTTCATCTGGTACTTGAAACCGGAGTATGCAAAGACCGCCAAATGGACTCTGTATGACTTGCAGGATAAACTCTCGCAACAAGGCTGGATGGTTCCCGCCTATACACTGCCTTCCAAACTGGAAGATTACGTAGTAATGCGTGTCGTTGTCCGCCAGGGATTCAGCCGCGACATGGCAGATATGCTGCTGGGCGACATCAAAAACGCCATTGTCGAACTGGAGAAACTGGATTACCCCACTCCCACCCGCATGGCACAGGATAAGAATCTGCCGGTAGAAAGCAAAATCTTCAATCACGGCGGAAGACACCACAAAAAATAA
- a CDS encoding C69 family dipeptidase, translating to MKKLTLSVALAVATVVNAFACTNLIVGKNASADGSTIVSYSADSYGLFGELYHYPAGMHKKGTWIDVHEWDTGKYLGRIEQARQTYNVIGNMNEFQLTIGETTFGGRPELVDTTGIIDYGSLIYLGLQRSRTAREAIKVMTELVQEYGYYSSGESFTIADPNEIWIMEMIGKGPGVRGAVWVAVRVPDDCISAHANQSRIHQFDMNDKNNCMYSPDVISFAREKGYFDGVNKDFSFAKAYAPLDFGARRYCEARVWSYFNMFTARGNEFLPYILGDTDTPMPLFVKPDRKISVQDVKNAMRDHYEGTPLDISKDFGAGPYHTPYRLSPLSFKVGDKEYFNERPISTQQSGFVFVAQMRSTLPDAIGGVLWFGTDDANMTVFTPVYCCTDKVPVCYSRADGADYITFSWNSSFWIFNWVANMVYPRYDLMIGDVRATQAELENTFNDAQEGIESAAAKLLEKDPAKAKAFLTNYTNMTAQSTFDTWKRLGEFIIVKYNDGVVRKMKDGKFERNAIGQPAGVERPGYPKEFLEEYVKQTGDRYKMPN from the coding sequence ATGAAAAAATTAACTCTCTCCGTCGCATTAGCGGTGGCAACTGTGGTAAACGCATTTGCCTGTACCAACCTCATTGTGGGTAAGAACGCCTCTGCAGACGGTTCTACAATTGTTTCCTATTCTGCCGACTCCTATGGATTGTTCGGCGAGTTATACCATTATCCCGCAGGCATGCACAAGAAGGGTACATGGATTGATGTGCACGAGTGGGACACCGGCAAGTACCTCGGCCGGATAGAACAGGCGCGCCAGACCTACAACGTCATCGGTAATATGAATGAATTCCAGCTTACTATCGGCGAGACAACCTTCGGCGGCCGTCCCGAACTGGTGGATACTACCGGTATCATCGATTACGGAAGTCTGATTTATCTCGGTCTGCAACGTTCCCGTACCGCCCGCGAAGCCATCAAGGTAATGACGGAACTCGTACAGGAATACGGTTATTACAGCAGCGGCGAGTCTTTCACGATTGCCGATCCCAACGAAATCTGGATTATGGAGATGATAGGCAAGGGTCCCGGTGTGCGTGGCGCTGTGTGGGTGGCTGTCCGCGTGCCCGATGATTGCATCTCCGCGCATGCCAACCAAAGCCGTATCCACCAGTTCGATATGAACGACAAGAACAACTGCATGTATTCTCCCGATGTCATTTCCTTTGCCCGCGAGAAAGGTTATTTCGATGGAGTAAACAAGGACTTCAGCTTCGCTAAGGCCTATGCGCCGCTCGATTTTGGCGCTCGCCGTTATTGTGAAGCCCGCGTATGGAGCTATTTCAATATGTTTACCGCCCGAGGCAACGAGTTCTTACCTTATATATTAGGCGATACCGATACACCGATGCCGCTTTTCGTGAAGCCCGACCGTAAAATCTCCGTACAGGATGTAAAGAATGCCATGCGCGACCATTACGAAGGTACTCCTCTCGACATCAGCAAAGATTTCGGCGCCGGACCGTATCACACCCCTTACCGCCTTTCACCCCTTTCCTTCAAGGTAGGCGACAAGGAATATTTCAACGAACGCCCCATTTCCACCCAGCAGAGCGGTTTCGTGTTCGTGGCGCAGATGCGCTCCACCTTGCCCGATGCCATAGGCGGCGTACTGTGGTTCGGTACGGACGATGCCAACATGACCGTGTTCACTCCCGTATACTGCTGTACGGATAAGGTTCCTGTATGCTATTCGCGTGCAGACGGTGCGGACTACATCACATTCTCCTGGAACTCTTCTTTCTGGATTTTCAACTGGGTTGCCAACATGGTATATCCCCGTTACGACCTTATGATCGGCGATGTGCGTGCCACGCAGGCCGAACTCGAAAACACTTTCAACGATGCGCAGGAAGGTATCGAGTCTGCCGCCGCCAAACTTTTGGAGAAAGACCCTGCCAAAGCGAAAGCATTCCTGACAAACTATACCAATATGACGGCGCAGAGTACTTTCGACACCTGGAAACGTTTGGGCGAGTTCATCATCGTGAAATACAACGACGGAGTTGTCCGCAAGATGAAAGACGGAAAGTTTGAGCGCAATGCCATAGGCCAGCCTGCCGGCGTGGAACGTCCGGGTTATCCGAAGGAATTTCTGGAAGAATATGTAAAACAAACGGGCGACCGCTATAAAATGCCCAATTGA